The genomic interval TGAAGAAGAGGAGGAACCCGAGCCCCTCCAAAAGCCCGGCAAGGTTAAAGCTCTCCCACCCCAGCCTGCCCCCACCCCCGAGGAGGGAGTGCAGAAGGTAGGAGAAGAGAAGGCCCAGCACCAAGGCGGCCAGATAGGCGAAAAGCCCGGCCAGGCGGAGTTCCTTCACCGTGCGCATGGGCTTAGCTTACCAGTTCCTCCTCCCGGTCCACGTCCACCCCCACCTCGGGGTAAGGGGTGATGAGGGCCCTGGCCTCCACCCCCAGGATCCTCCTTGCCCTCTCCTCCAGCTCGAGGAGGGAAAGCCGGCCCAGGAGAAGCTTGAAGAGGATATCCAACCCGATAAGCCGGGCCAGGGCCCAGGGCCTTTTCCTTAGGGCCACTACCCTCTTGGCCAGGGGCAGGGCCTGGTGGAAAAGCCCCTTGTCCAGTAGCAGCAGGTTCCCCCCGGTAAAGACCCCTTCCCGAAGCCGGGCGTAGGTGCGCCGGGTGTGGGGGAAACGAGCCTCCACCGCCTCCTTGGGCACAATGGGGTAGACGAGGGCAGCCTCCGGGGCCTTTTCCAGCACATAGCGCACCGCCACCGGGGTAAGGTGGGGGATGTCGGCGGTGGCCACCAGGACCCGCCCTTCCACGTGCGCCAAGGCCGCCTCCAGGTTCCCAAGGAGGCTTCCCCCATCGGGCAGGGTCAGGCGGGGGGAGGGGCTTAGCCCCGGGTTCTCCCCCACGTAGACCACGGAAAGACCTGCCTCCTCTAAGGCGGAGAGCACCCACTCCGCCATGGGCCTTCCCCGGTAGGGCACCAGGGCCTTGCTCCGCACCCCGTACTTGCTGGCCCAAGCCTCCTCCCCGCCCCCTAAGACGATGGCCTCCACGCCCTTATGCTAAACCCCACCCCGGCGACGCCGGGTGGGGTAGGGTGGCCTTAGAGGGGCCTCAGGGTAAACCTGAGCACCTGGTTTCCGGTGACGCGCACCGTCTCCACCAGGGTGCGGTACCCGGGGGCCACCAGGGTGAGCTCGTGCTCGCCGAAGGGCGCCTCCAGGCGCAGGTAGCCTCCCTTGGCCACCCCCACCTCCTCCCCATCCAGGAAGACCCGGGCCTCCACGTTCAGGTAAAGCTCCAACACCGCCCGCACCGGCACGAGCTCCACGTAAAGCCTCACGGACTCCCCGGGGCGCACCTCCACCTGGGCCCGGTACTCCCCGTAGCCGGGGGCCAGGACCCGCACCTCATGGAGACCGGCCTCGAGGGTCATCCGCAAGGGAGCCTGGCCCATCAGGCGGCCATCGATGTAGACCTCGGCTCCCTCGGGCCTGGCTTCCAAATAGAGCTCCCCCGTGCGGATGGGCCTCAAGGTGGCGGAAAGGCGGGTCTCCCGGCCCCGTTCCACCCGCACCGTGGCCCGGTAGGCCTCGTAACCCGGAGCCCTAAGCTCCACCTGGTAGGCTCCCTCGTCCAGGACCAGGCGCAAGGGGGTGCGGCCCCGCAGGGCACCGTTCACGTAGGCCTCGGCCCCCGTGGGGCTGGACTCCAGGAAAAGGGTGCCGGTGCGGGGAACAGGGTTAAGGCGCACGTCCAGCCGGGTGGTCTCTCCCCTTCGCACCTGGACCGTGGCCCGGTAGGGCTCGTAGCCGGGGAGCCTGAGCTCCACCGCATACCGCCCCTCGGGCAGGGTTAGGGAAAGGGGCGTGCGGCCCCTCAGGGCTCCATCCACGTACACCTCCGCCCCGGAGGGGCTGGAGGTCACGGCCAGGGTCCCCTGCCTGGCCTCCGGCACCAGCTGGGCAAAGACCTGGACCCTTTCCCCGGGCCTGGGGTTCACCGTGACCCGGTAGGTCTGGTAACCGGCAAGCCTGAGCTCCACCTCGTGCCGGCCTGGGTTCACCTGGAGGCTAACGGGGGTACGCCCGGAAAGCCGCCCATTCAGGTAGACCTCGGCGCCGGCGGGCCTCGAGTCCACCACCAGGGTGGCCGTGGCCGGGGTGGGAGGGGGGGCCGTGACCCGGCCCACATAGTAGCGGGCCACGTCGGTGACCCAGTCCTTGCTGGGGATGGGCTCAACCACGATGGAAAGCGCCCGGGCTAAGCCCTCCGCCCCCTGGACCCGCACCTGGTTGCGCTC from Thermus neutrinimicus carries:
- a CDS encoding NTP transferase domain-containing protein, with amino-acid sequence MEAIVLGGGEEAWASKYGVRSKALVPYRGRPMAEWVLSALEEAGLSVVYVGENPGLSPSPRLTLPDGGSLLGNLEAALAHVEGRVLVATADIPHLTPVAVRYVLEKAPEAALVYPIVPKEAVEARFPHTRRTYARLREGVFTGGNLLLLDKGLFHQALPLAKRVVALRKRPWALARLIGLDILFKLLLGRLSLLELEERARRILGVEARALITPYPEVGVDVDREEELVS
- a CDS encoding PEGA domain-containing protein, translated to MRKLLLAILGLGAALAQQISPQGIIVNPVPTDLQVKVWVDKDPGKRGNSVYRIGEPIFIYVNVNQGAYVYLFNINADGKIDPILPNAFERDNFLRAGETRRFPPEGARYRYTVTGPEGEDRILAVASKRPLSLGEILDVERNQVRVQGAEGLARALSIVVEPIPSKDWVTDVARYYVGRVTAPPPTPATATLVVDSRPAGAEVYLNGRLSGRTPVSLQVNPGRHEVELRLAGYQTYRVTVNPRPGERVQVFAQLVPEARQGTLAVTSSPSGAEVYVDGALRGRTPLSLTLPEGRYAVELRLPGYEPYRATVQVRRGETTRLDVRLNPVPRTGTLFLESSPTGAEAYVNGALRGRTPLRLVLDEGAYQVELRAPGYEAYRATVRVERGRETRLSATLRPIRTGELYLEARPEGAEVYIDGRLMGQAPLRMTLEAGLHEVRVLAPGYGEYRAQVEVRPGESVRLYVELVPVRAVLELYLNVEARVFLDGEEVGVAKGGYLRLEAPFGEHELTLVAPGYRTLVETVRVTGNQVLRFTLRPL